The DNA window GCCCGTGCCGGGCGACCAGGGACTCGCGGAGGGCGACGATCTCCGCCGCCTTCTCCGCGGTGGACCTCGCCACCGCGGCGAGCACCGCGTCCAGGTCGGTGGGCTTGGTGTCGAGGAACGGATAGAGCGCCCCGATGGCGCCCTCGACCTGGGCGCTCATGAGTGCTTCTCCACGACCGCGATGGCCTCCTTGGCGTGTACCAGTACGACGTCGCCAGGTCCCGAGTCGACCAGGGCCACGCTGACCTCCTCCGGTCCGGCGTCCGTGTCCACCACCGCCAGTCCTTCGGTCGTCAATTCGCGTACCCGGACGGCGACCGCCATGTCGGAACACGTGATGCACACGTCGTCGTGGCACTCGGGTGGGGTCGACGTTGCCGGCACCGGCTGCGAGGTCACCGGACCGCCTCCGGCTTCAGCAGGCCGGGCTGTTCGAAGAACACGTGCACCAACTCCCACAGAATGTGATAGATCGTCACGTGCACCTCCTTCACGATGCACGGGTCGTCGGTACGGGCGACGACGACATGGTCGGCGACCGCGTCCCGAGCGATGTCGCCGCCGTCGGCGCCGAGGAGCCCGACCGTGAGCAGACCGAGGTCGCGGGCCACCGTCAGCCCGTGCCGGACATTGGCGCACCGGCCGTCGACGGACAGTCCGAGCGCGATGTCCTCCGGCGCGGCGAGCAGGCGCAGCTGAGCAGCGAACACCTCGTCAAAGCCCTCCGCCCGGGCGATCCCGGTGAGGCTCGCGGCGTCGTTCGTCAGCGAAATGGCCGGCAGCGCCCGCTTGCCGACGATGACCGGGTGGACGAACTCCACCACGACGTGCTGGGCATCTGTTGCCGGGCCCCCGTTGCCGAAGACGATCAACTTGCCGCCGCGATGGAAGCGTACGGCCATCTCGTGACAGGCCCGTGC is part of the Micromonospora halotolerans genome and encodes:
- a CDS encoding D-sedoheptulose-7-phosphate isomerase, with protein sequence MQSPVMPTVHRAFARRVAPAEALAGDAARIARACHEMAVRFHRGGKLIVFGNGGPATDAQHVVVEFVHPVIVGKRALPAISLTNDAASLTGIARAEGFDEVFAAQLRLLAAPEDIALGLSVDGRCANVRHGLTVARDLGLLTVGLLGADGGDIARDAVADHVVVARTDDPCIVKEVHVTIYHILWELVHVFFEQPGLLKPEAVR